The DNA window CCGCCATAAATCCATGAATCGGCCAAAGCTGGGCTTGATGCCAATAAGGCTAAGGTAGTGACTAATAGTTTTTTCATAATGTCCCTTTGTATTTCTTTATTATTTCTCATTCCCTAGAGTGCTAGCCTCTAGTGGAAATAAACCACTGCCATTACCGGCATCAATATTTCATTGAGGCATATACGCCAATACTGTCACCATCAAAAGTAGGCGCAACCGCCACATTAGTCACGCTAAAGCCAGCCTCAGTGATGGCATATTGTATCGCTGTTGCTAATGCAGCTCCAGCAGCAACATCGTGCCAATAGTGGTATTTGTTCTCAACTCGAGAATAACCAACAACACCTGACAACATATAGGCAGGAACGCCATATTGCCAACCATAGCGAAATTGCAAGTACGCAGCGCCTTGAACGGCGGCAGAAGTATGACCAGAAGGGAAACTATAATCACGACCGTTAGGACGTTCTTCGTTTACAGAAACTTTTAACACGTGAGTTGAAAGAGAGGTCCAAAATGCCCCTTCAATCAATTGACCCAAGCCTTCGCCATCAAATTTAGCAGCAGAAATAAATGCCGCACCAGTAGGAATACCCCATTGCAAAAAATCCCCGGCCTGCTCTAACTTCTCACTTTTCGCATTAGCTGTATTTACCACGCACAGCGAAGAAAGTAGCACGCCGGCCACCAACGATTTAACGCCAATCTCCATATAAATTTCACCTAAATTGGGCTCGCAATTCGTACCAAACATCGATACCAACCTTGAACTAAATAGACAACACCTTTGCCTTTCTCAATTATTTTTGTAAGCACCATTATTTACATAATTATCAATTTAACTATAAAATAAGAGCGACGAGAAAGTAACAAGACTACTTTTTATAACGCTTTTCAAAAAAGCGACGCTAAGTATAGATATGTAGCACATGAGATTACAACTCATTGATTTAAATAATATATTTTACACTTGTATGGTAAAATAGAATTTATTTTAAAGTTCATAGGCTTACTACTCAAAACATGACGTTATTAACTTTTCAATCAATACAGAATATCGTACTCTATTATTATATTGATAAAATCAACAACAGTAAATTCATACGCAATATCATGGCATTAGACAATGAACTTACTCCAATAAGCGGTTAATAATTCTAATACCTTTTGAGCATAGTCGGCTTTATCGAAATTGCATAAATTTATAGAAAAAACTTGGCGAATTTATAGGTTATTTTATAAATTGCACTCGATTTGATGACATTGTTAGGAAGATCATTTACTGATCGAAAATGCTGGTTGGTTAAATATAACATCTAATATGGAAATATTTCGAAGCGAAAAATATATACTTATAGCGAGTTAAAATAGATTCATCACTCACTATCCGCCATCATCTTTAATTTCCCCCCTCATCGTCAACCCCTATATTCAAAAATTTGTTAGCGCTAACAAATTTGACTCACCAATAAATGTTAGCGCTAACTTATGAGAGTTTCATCACAGTTAAAACTCATCACTCCGCCAATATATAAACCACTTGATTAAGGAGAAAACGATGCTTAACCACTGGCTAAGTCCTAACAATATCCACATAGTTAGTCGCGTACACAACTGGGAAGAAGCCGTAAAAATCAGCTGTGAACCTCTTATAAAACAGAATGTTATCAATGATAGCTATGTAGATGCCATCATTGAAGGACACAAGGAGTTAGGACCTTATTATGTCTTAGCTCCAGGCTTAGCGATGCCCCATGCACGCCCAGAAAAAGGAGCAAATAAATGTGGTTTATCGTTACTGATCGTTAAAGAGGGTGTGCCATTTCAAGCTGATGAAAATGATCCAGTTCACGCCGTCATAACACTTGCAGCAAAAGATGACACGCATCATATCGAAATGATTCAAGCATTGGCTGAAATGTTCAGTAATGATCAAGATCGAGAAGCATTTGTGCATGCACAAAATAAGCAACAACTCGAAGAAATTTTGGCTCGTTATTAATTTAATCCAACGCTGTTCAATTTATTTAATGTTTTTCACCCTCCCCTACAAATATGAGGCATAAAAATGAGTAAGAAAGTATTAATCGTCTGTGGTAATGGCTTAGGTAGCAGTTTCATCGTCGAAATGAACGTTAAAAAAATTCTACAAGAGTTAGGCAAAGAAGCTGAAGTTTCACACACAGACCTAACATCGGCAAAATCAGAACAAGCAGATCTTTACCTTGGTGCTTCCGACATTATCTCAAATCTAGAAGATGGTCATCGCAACACCATTGGTCTTAAAAATCTTTTAGATAACAATAAATTAAAAGAAATCTTGGCGGAAAACATCTGACCTTATGCCTCTAGGAGCAATTCCACATGCTAGATCTAATTATCAATGATGTGCTGGGTACACCAGCCATCTTGGTGGGACTATTCTCACTGATTGGTTTGCTACTGCAGAAAAAATCCTTTTCTGAAGTGATATCAGGGACACTGAAAACCATTATGGGATTTTTAATCCTCACTATTGGTGCTGGTGTCATATCTAGTACTTTGAGTACATTCAGTGCCTTATTTGAGCATTCATTCAGTATTCACGGTGTAGTACCTAATACTGATGCAATGGCGGCACTTGCACAAAAAGATTTTGGTTCACAGACCGCAACCATCATGATTTGTGGCATGTTAATCAACATCTTGCTGGCTCGCTTTACACCACTCAAATACATTTTTCTTACTGGGCACCACACCTTGTATATGGCTGCAATGCTTGCCGTTGTGTTATCCGCAGGTGGCATTTCACACACAATGGTGATCATAGTTGGTTCGATTATATTGGGAGCGTGGATGGTTCTTTCACCTGCATTATTACAACCATTCACACGTAAGATCATTGGGAATGATGAACTTGCTCTTGGTCACTTTGGGTCGATTGGTTACTACTGTTCGGCTATCGTAGGTAAATGGGTCGGCAAAGACAGCCCATCAATTGAAGAGTTAAATGTACCCAAGTCACTGAATTTTTTACGCGACTCATCAGTTTCCATCTCATTGACTATGGGCATTCTGTTCATTGTGTTAGCGATTATTGCAGGACCAGAATTTACGGAATCACAGCTCAGTAACGGACAAAACTTTATCGTCTTTGCCATCTTACAAAGCATCATGTTTGCAGCAGGTGTTTATACCATTTTGGCAGGTGTTCGCATGATCATCGCTGAAATCGTACCGGCATTTCGCGGCATTGCCAACAAAGTAGTTAAGGATGCACGTCCAGCCTTAGATTGTCCTACAGTATTTCCATTTGCGCCAAACGCAGTGATTGTAGGATTCCTTTCAAGCTTTGTCGCCGGACTTATCAGTATGTTCATCTGCCCATTATTGGGCTTGAGTGTCATTGTCCCTGGGTTAGTGCCTCATTTCTTCTGCGGTGCAACGGCTGGAGTTTATGGTAACGCTACTGGTGGACGCCGAGGGGCGATCATTGGTTCATTTGTTCACGGGATCATCATCTCATTCTTACCTGCTTTGCTCTTACCATTAATGGGTAACTTAGGTTTTGAATCCACCACATTTGGTGACGCAGACTTTGGTGTTATTGGCATCGGCCTTGGTCATATCCTGACTTTCTTTAACTGATCGCGCCCCTAACAAAAATAAGGAGATACTTATGAATGCCATGTTTTCACCTTCACTAATGTGTATGGATCTCACTAAGTTTAAGCAACAGATAAACGCTTTAAACACTCGCGCGACCTTCTATCATGTCGATATCATGGATGGGCATTATGTTAAAAACATTACGTTGTCACCTTTCTTCATTCAACAACTAAAGAAAATTGCAACGATTCCTGTTGATGTCCATTTGATGTGTGAAAGACCCGAAGACATTATTCCACTATGCCTTGACGCTGGAGCAGATATTATTTCTTTTCACCCAGAAACGGCGGGCAATAAAATCTTTCGCTTAATCCAAGAGATTAAAGAAGCGGGTAAACAAGTTGGTGTGGTGCTAAATCCATCAGAACCCATCGAGATGGTCAACGAATACATTCACCTGCTGGACAAAATCACGATAATGTCCGTCGACCCCGGCTTTGCAGGACAAAAATTTATCCCAGAAACATTGAATAAAATTCGTCGTTTGAAAACCTTACGCGATGAACAGCACTATCACTACTTACTGGAGATAGACGGTTCTTGCAATCCCAAAACCTTTAAAACTGTCGCCGCATCTGGAGTTGATGTATTTATTGTCGGCACATCTGGATTGTTTAGTCTTGATACAAACATTGAAAAGGCTTGGGATAAGATGATTGAGATCTTCCAACGCGAGACAGCTGATTTAACATTGGCTTAGTTACTGACCATCTTTGGAAAAGTGACTTTATTCACTATTTGGATAGCCAATGACACCTGAGTAAATGATTCGTGATTGGCTTTCAATACAAAGCTCATCCTTAGTGATGAGCTTTCTTATTCTGTTGTTTTGGATTAATAGCTTTCACCGCTAATCCATTCGACGGCCAAGGAATTTGGCTTTAATTTGGATGGCAACTCAAGGCATTCACATACCTTTTCCATTGCTTGCACAGCAAGAGTATCCCAACGAATATTAACGCCAGAGAGTTTAGAGCGCCCCGATTGATTAAGATCTAGCTGACCAACACAGACAATCGCTAATTGTGCCGGTACTGCAATACCCATCTCTCGGCAAGCAAACCAAATACCATAAGCCAAGTTTTCATCACTGGTCACGACCAGATCAGTATCGGTAAAACTGGTTTGCATCTCTTTGAGCACATCAAATCCAGCCATAACACTGGGTGCTAAATAGATCGGATGAACCCGGTTTGGTGAAAGATCATGAGCTAATAACATGCGATCCCATGAGCGAATAATATCCTGTGAAAAACACTCCTCTCCATGCAAAATCAGCAATGGATTACGATACACCCTATGAGCAATTTTATAAGCCATCAGCTCAAAGACAGCTTTAAAATCAGGTGTAATCATCATTTCGGAATCGGTATTATCATTTACCCCATGGCCAATTGATAACAAGTGAATCTTAGACTTACTTAGATAATCGTTAAGCTCATTAGTAAACTGGATATCAAATTTTATCACTAACACTGGATTATAAGAAATAAATGTACTGATAGAATCATAGTCAGCTTGCTTATTATTTAGCTCTGCTAACAATACATGAAACCCCATTTTTTTTAGCGATTGCTTCATCTGATGATAGATAGCCTGGAAGCCAGGACTCGCTAACCTAGGAGTAACAAATAAGATCAAGCGAGAAGAGGCTGAAGCTAAAGCCTGCGCAGCATTATTCGGAACATAACCCAGTTCTTTGATCGCTTCCTGAATTTTGCCCACCAGCGTCTCAGAAACCTTAGTTGGATCACGTAACGCTCGTGACACTGTCATTGAGCTTACCCCAACAAACTTAGCCACATCACTTAACGTACTTTTACCTGTTCCTCTTCTTTTTCTTTCCATAATTCAATAAGTTAATAGCAAAAAATTTGCAGTTTTAAAAAAATATTAATCGCTATTATAGTAAAATCTGACCCACTAATCACGATTGAAGTCTAAAAAAATCATCCATAGCCTGAAAGATTTTAATATCTTCCTACTCCTTTTTATGAGAATTTCAAGTTAATTATCTTAACTATTTATTGAATATAAAAACTTATTTTTATTATTGACATAATAATTATTTTTCCTAGAATTCTCGGCCATCAATTGCATTTATTTAAATTGATACTAAATAACATTTATGAGCAGAATTGATCAGGAGTGATTTGTGAAAAAGGTTGTCTTACCAGCTCTAATTGCCGTTTTACTTTCCGGATGTGGTACTGTAAATAACGCATTAACAGAGAAAACAAAAACTGTAGAATATTACCGTATCTTTGACATTAAAACTCAGGTTGACCGCGCAGATGTTATAGCTGCAGCAAGCGACGGTTTAGGAGAAAATGTAAACTCTGCGAAAGAAAATACACCAATACCTACTTTTTCTGTTGCGCCAGAACAACCAGGACGATTTACATTGGTTAACCCATTTGAAGGGACAAAACTAGCTAGTTTTGCCGCGATGAGCGGTGCAAACATGAAGATGGCTAAATGTGAAGGCGCAGTATGGACTGCCACAGCTAGTCGAGATGTTGTAGGTAGCGATTCACTTCGTCTAACTGCTTGTTTATGGCAATACAAAGACGGTTATCATTTGGATACATACGCCAGCTTTACCAAACAGGAAGGTGGTTTAATGCAAATTAGTCGCAGTATGGCTGGAGCTATGGTTGGTACGCCCGAAGAATGGACAGAGAAAACCTTTCTAGATATCGTGCGTAAGATCCAAGAAGAAACACACGCTCAAGTGAAATATCTGGAAGGCTACCCTAAAATGCAAGGGACACCTTGGCTTGATACTGGCGCGAAGATCGATGGGCAGGATAGCTGATCGCTTTTAAAGATTGCGTCGCAATAAAAAAGGGTTGTGAATATCACAACCCTTTTTTGCAAACATGCGGATTAAGCATTAAAAGGCGCTTGGCCTAATACCACTTTTTCAATGACGTTTAATGCGCCGGCTTGTTCGTTGGTCTCAGTGTGATAACGAGCTACGGCTTTGACTTTGTCGGCCGCGTTACCCATGGCAAATGAGTAACCAACCAGTTCCAGCATCTCTTTGTCGTTTAAGCTATCACCAATGGCAACGCATTCAGCAGGGTCGATATCAAAACGTGCCAAGACTTTTTTCAAACCATTGGCTTTGTGTAGCCCTGGGATGATCAGGTCAATAAAACCGAAACCACTTGAAACCGTGTGAACCACATCGCCAAGCTGCTCAGCAAGTTCGGCAATTAAGGTATCAGCATGGTCAACCGTAGTTTTGATTGAGAACTTAAACATCACATCATCGATTGCACGGATGCTTGCCACTTTCTCTAAACGAGCATAATGGTGAGAGGCAATGTCAGCGAATTCTTGGCTGATGTGCGGCAACATATAAGCGCCATTGAGACCACAAGCGACATAATCAATCGATGGGTCTGAATCAAGAATGGTATAAACTTTATCAAGTGCTTCTTCGGTCATTTCACCGTGAAAGATCTCTTCACCATGCAGGTAAAGCAGCGCGCCATTTTCAGCGACAAAGGAGATTTCATTGGCAACTTCAGGGAAGTAAGAAACCAGTTGATAGTACTGGTTACCGCTGGCAACAATAAACTCGATGCCTTGATCTTTGAGTTGTTGATACAAAGCGAGAAAACGGGCTTTGTCGTAATGCTGATTCGGATCAAGGAAAGTACCATCCATATCCACCGCGATTGCTCTAACGGACATTCAATTCACTCCTATTTCGTTACGTATTTGTTCTTCAGTACAGATAAGCTGTCTGATGCTTATTATTGTTGGCCCAGAATAGCATGAAGTGTCGGCAAAAGTGTAAACGTTTAACTTAGATTTCTGCATTCACGCGATGGCGAGGATGGTTCACGATTTCGTTGATAATATGATCTCTAAACCAACGGTGTGAACTGTCGTTATTGAACTTTTCATGCCAGTAGACTGAGTGTTGTGACTGCGCCATTCTAAACGGCAGCTTACGATAGGTTAAACCAAAATCTTTCGCCATATTGGCAGCTTGATGCAAAGGGACTATCGACACCATGTCACTGTTGCGAATCGCACAATACATTGAGATATAGCCCTGTACAGACAGCTTAATGTTGCGTTTAAGTTTGTGATTATGGAAATAGCGGTCGATCTGTTTAGCACTTCCTCCCCCAGTAATCGTTTGAGCGTAGGGGTATGAGAGCATCTCTTCGGTCGTCACTTTTTCTGGCAAACTCAATGGATGCCCTTCCCGCATCACCATTACCCAGTCATCTTTATCCACCACTTTACGAATAAAGTTCGGCGCAAAATCCTCATCAATGGTAATCACAAAATCAATCAACCCCTCAAGCAACAAACTGCGTGCTTGACGATCCCAGTTAATCACACTAAATGACACGGCAGAATCGTCGTTCATATAAGGCTGAATCACATCGGGCAAAATGTAGACGCTGACGTAATCTGGGCAAGCGATGATGAACTCACGCTTGTCTTTTATCGGATCGTAATGCGCAGAGAAAATATCCGTCAGTCCGTTGAGCACCAAAGAGAGAGTTGCTTGAATTTCCGAGGCCGCAGGCGTCAGTTGCATTCGACTCCCTAC is part of the Vibrio porteresiae DSM 19223 genome and encodes:
- a CDS encoding LysR family transcriptional regulator; protein product: MKSVKPLNNINMNLLLPLNALLEYRSVTAAADSLGIAQPTMSKHLAALRTLLNDQLLVRVGSRMQLTPAASEIQATLSLVLNGLTDIFSAHYDPIKDKREFIIACPDYVSVYILPDVIQPYMNDDSAVSFSVINWDRQARSLLLEGLIDFVITIDEDFAPNFIRKVVDKDDWVMVMREGHPLSLPEKVTTEEMLSYPYAQTITGGGSAKQIDRYFHNHKLKRNIKLSVQGYISMYCAIRNSDMVSIVPLHQAANMAKDFGLTYRKLPFRMAQSQHSVYWHEKFNNDSSHRWFRDHIINEIVNHPRHRVNAEI
- the alsE gene encoding D-allulose 6-phosphate 3-epimerase; this translates as MNAMFSPSLMCMDLTKFKQQINALNTRATFYHVDIMDGHYVKNITLSPFFIQQLKKIATIPVDVHLMCERPEDIIPLCLDAGADIISFHPETAGNKIFRLIQEIKEAGKQVGVVLNPSEPIEMVNEYIHLLDKITIMSVDPGFAGQKFIPETLNKIRRLKTLRDEQHYHYLLEIDGSCNPKTFKTVAASGVDVFIVGTSGLFSLDTNIEKAWDKMIEIFQRETADLTLA
- a CDS encoding phosphatase PAP2 family protein, which translates into the protein MFGTNCEPNLGEIYMEIGVKSLVAGVLLSSLCVVNTANAKSEKLEQAGDFLQWGIPTGAAFISAAKFDGEGLGQLIEGAFWTSLSTHVLKVSVNEERPNGRDYSFPSGHTSAAVQGAAYLQFRYGWQYGVPAYMLSGVVGYSRVENKYHYWHDVAAGAALATAIQYAITEAGFSVTNVAVAPTFDGDSIGVYASMKY
- a CDS encoding LacI family DNA-binding transcriptional regulator — its product is MERKRRGTGKSTLSDVAKFVGVSSMTVSRALRDPTKVSETLVGKIQEAIKELGYVPNNAAQALASASSRLILFVTPRLASPGFQAIYHQMKQSLKKMGFHVLLAELNNKQADYDSISTFISYNPVLVIKFDIQFTNELNDYLSKSKIHLLSIGHGVNDNTDSEMMITPDFKAVFELMAYKIAHRVYRNPLLILHGEECFSQDIIRSWDRMLLAHDLSPNRVHPIYLAPSVMAGFDVLKEMQTSFTDTDLVVTSDENLAYGIWFACREMGIAVPAQLAIVCVGQLDLNQSGRSKLSGVNIRWDTLAVQAMEKVCECLELPSKLKPNSLAVEWISGESY
- a CDS encoding Cof-type HAD-IIB family hydrolase — its product is MSVRAIAVDMDGTFLDPNQHYDKARFLALYQQLKDQGIEFIVASGNQYYQLVSYFPEVANEISFVAENGALLYLHGEEIFHGEMTEEALDKVYTILDSDPSIDYVACGLNGAYMLPHISQEFADIASHHYARLEKVASIRAIDDVMFKFSIKTTVDHADTLIAELAEQLGDVVHTVSSGFGFIDLIIPGLHKANGLKKVLARFDIDPAECVAIGDSLNDKEMLELVGYSFAMGNAADKVKAVARYHTETNEQAGALNVIEKVVLGQAPFNA
- a CDS encoding PTS ascorbate transporter subunit IIC, which gives rise to MLDLIINDVLGTPAILVGLFSLIGLLLQKKSFSEVISGTLKTIMGFLILTIGAGVISSTLSTFSALFEHSFSIHGVVPNTDAMAALAQKDFGSQTATIMICGMLINILLARFTPLKYIFLTGHHTLYMAAMLAVVLSAGGISHTMVIIVGSIILGAWMVLSPALLQPFTRKIIGNDELALGHFGSIGYYCSAIVGKWVGKDSPSIEELNVPKSLNFLRDSSVSISLTMGILFIVLAIIAGPEFTESQLSNGQNFIVFAILQSIMFAAGVYTILAGVRMIIAEIVPAFRGIANKVVKDARPALDCPTVFPFAPNAVIVGFLSSFVAGLISMFICPLLGLSVIVPGLVPHFFCGATAGVYGNATGGRRGAIIGSFVHGIIISFLPALLLPLMGNLGFESTTFGDADFGVIGIGLGHILTFFN
- a CDS encoding PTS sugar transporter subunit IIB, producing MSKKVLIVCGNGLGSSFIVEMNVKKILQELGKEAEVSHTDLTSAKSEQADLYLGASDIISNLEDGHRNTIGLKNLLDNNKLKEILAENI
- a CDS encoding PTS sugar transporter subunit IIA, with protein sequence MLNHWLSPNNIHIVSRVHNWEEAVKISCEPLIKQNVINDSYVDAIIEGHKELGPYYVLAPGLAMPHARPEKGANKCGLSLLIVKEGVPFQADENDPVHAVITLAAKDDTHHIEMIQALAEMFSNDQDREAFVHAQNKQQLEEILARY